The following proteins come from a genomic window of Mycobacterium sp. DL:
- a CDS encoding IS256 family transposase, giving the protein MTTLEDVAKKKAAEQSAEQKAAVELVRLAQEQGLSLTGPDGLIKQLTKTVLETALNEEMTEHLGYEKHDPPEAGTGNIRNGTRSKTVLTDTTGPVEIDVPRDRAATFEPQIVKKRQRRLSGVDEVVLSLYAKGLTTGEISAHFAEIYGASVSKETISRITDKVLEEMNDWAVRPLDETYAAIFIDAIVVKVRDGQVANRPFYAAIGVTLAGERDILGLWAGTGGEGAKFWMSVLTDLRNRGVKDTFFVVCDGLKGLPEVVGNVWPQAIVQTCIIHLLRNTFRLTSRKYWDEIKRDVKPIYTAVNATAARSAFDELTEKWGERYPAVIRLWDNAWSEFIPFLDYDVEIRRVICSTNAIESLNARYRRAIKARGHFPSEQAALKCLYLVTRSLDPTGVGRARWTMRWKPALNAFAITFSDRFPAAETY; this is encoded by the coding sequence ATGACGACACTGGAAGATGTGGCGAAGAAGAAGGCGGCCGAGCAGTCCGCAGAGCAGAAGGCTGCGGTCGAGCTGGTCCGACTGGCCCAGGAACAAGGCCTGTCGCTGACCGGACCCGACGGGTTGATCAAACAGCTGACCAAGACAGTGCTCGAAACGGCTCTTAACGAGGAGATGACCGAGCACCTCGGCTACGAGAAACACGACCCGCCCGAGGCGGGGACTGGCAACATTCGCAATGGCACCCGATCCAAGACGGTGCTGACCGACACCACCGGCCCGGTCGAGATCGACGTGCCCCGGGATCGGGCAGCGACCTTCGAGCCGCAGATCGTCAAGAAGCGTCAACGCCGGCTGTCTGGGGTTGATGAGGTCGTGTTGTCGTTGTATGCCAAAGGGCTTACCACTGGGGAGATTTCGGCGCACTTCGCCGAGATCTACGGTGCGTCGGTGTCCAAGGAGACCATCAGCCGAATCACCGACAAGGTACTCGAGGAGATGAACGATTGGGCGGTGCGGCCTCTGGATGAGACCTACGCCGCGATCTTCATCGACGCGATCGTGGTGAAGGTCCGCGACGGCCAGGTCGCCAACCGGCCGTTCTACGCCGCGATCGGGGTCACCCTGGCCGGGGAACGCGACATCCTCGGATTGTGGGCCGGTACCGGCGGTGAAGGAGCGAAGTTTTGGATGAGCGTGCTCACCGATCTGCGCAACCGCGGGGTCAAGGACACGTTCTTCGTGGTCTGTGATGGTCTCAAGGGACTGCCCGAGGTGGTCGGCAACGTGTGGCCACAGGCGATCGTGCAGACCTGCATCATCCACTTGCTGCGCAACACATTTCGGCTCACATCCCGCAAGTACTGGGATGAGATTAAGCGCGATGTCAAGCCGATCTACACCGCGGTCAACGCTACCGCGGCACGGTCGGCGTTCGACGAGCTGACCGAGAAATGGGGGGAGCGTTACCCGGCGGTGATCCGGTTGTGGGACAACGCGTGGAGCGAGTTCATCCCGTTCCTGGACTATGACGTGGAGATCCGGCGGGTGATCTGCTCGACGAATGCGATCGAGTCGCTCAATGCTCGTTACCGCCGCGCGATCAAGGCCCGTGGGCACTTCCCATCCGAGCAGGCCGCGCTCAAGTGCCTCTATTTGGTGACCCGATCGCTGGACCCGACAGGTGTCGGCAGGGCACGATGGACTATGCGGTGGAAACCTGCCCTGAATGCGTTCGCAATCACCTTCAGCGACCGATTCCCGGCAGCCGAAACCTACTGA
- the mobF gene encoding MobF family relaxase → MAAHDRTHGPESLGDYYSSKGETPGRWGGRGLAGLAAGSENWTRTDSGDRLWSLEEGSEVTEDQMKALFGLGVHPNAAALTKQLIAQGARKNSALTATSLGRPFRVNAGETELQQRLALAYRDHNLSIGAHWNAAIDESLRAQMRTQIATEMFEEQHRRAPLDERELTGFIARGTRDQTTSVAGYDMTFTPVKSVSALYALCPEPIAKQIEECHSRAVQDALDFLQDQAAYTRIGAQGIAQVDTEGFITASFLHRDTRASDPGLHTHVAISNKVRARGTDGISRWYALDGRPLYASTVAASELYNSRLEAYLADDLGMRFAARGDAREGKREVREVVGVTRELNELWSSRRAAIDAEYAVLAKTFQAAHGREPTTPESIAMFQQATLATRDAKHEPRSLGEQRQEWRAQAVGLLGSDEAVNAMIARSLAGRTATPAEVTEGWIKARARQVVATVSGDRATWNRTHVLAEALRVVRVTGHAGIDGIAELITDAALSAPLSIRHASSPDTDLGEPARLRRRDGSSVYRQVGSQTYTSPEILAAERQILAAATLRDGRTVPAADVEIELLAQAAHRCELNAGQAQMVHEMACSGQRVMLALAPAGSGKTTAMAALARSWEGAGGTVIGLSPSASAAQLLREEIEVEVGDTLDKFNWLTDNPDTSPGDPARQWYDAIDENTLIIVDEAGKAGTLALASMIAVALAKGASVRLVGDDKQLSSISAGGVLRDLAHLHGAITLSQVMRFASAAEAQAGLALRDGDPSGIAFYLDEQRVHVGTQAAASDMAFEAWQSDIATDKHSLLLAPTHDLVSELNDRARLHRLTELGEHAPSIEAVLMAGARASVGDLVFTKKNDRSLALGATDFVRNGYRWEVTDVDPEGSITVAHLESGAHLHLPADYVRAHVTLGYARTIDATQGATARYRCHTVGSDQLTRQQVYTALTRGVHGNHIYFSTAEHDPHRVLSPKATHPDTAVDVLTRALGRDAAQVSATSAARAATDPTARLAAAAQMYSHAVGAAAESRLTPAQHAELDSHAEKLVPGLTSATAWPVLRQHLALIAAAGIHPLKRLDKVVAAGGFDNAADPAAIIDWRLDPTGAHSGGNGPLPWLPAIPERLAADPHWNTYLSARAQRVTDLAAEVATTAREWTSATAPRWARPLADTDAELAADLAVYRAATAVDDNDTRIAGPEQYPARTRAAQRRLELRAAELIGSDTTTNRYDTLIDAINPHIRQDPYWPQLAHHLSAAARTGVNITQLVRTVAADRPLPDELPAAALWWRLCGTLSPAALETANGGLRPDWLPDLHTVFGTEMAETIAADPAFPALVSAIGNADPDRWSALDLLHVAAEHLYDADAHLTHHLRGDEYARLLTYSIDLFTTDDPYDHDIPLPDTAPLTEEEHEELAHQHPDIDAPQHWQHDALDDVLADPNMLAAALGLQDSDLADAATADHQLPPPEHADDLFDPESHLDFDSLSTVRPSPAAALTAHRADVHALRARYAEADAELQTLTAQVVAGNGPHVLAAADDLRRMRDAADADRPFLAQVEAVLDQWHEADTTYTAALELIEHARTELDALRADPDADPLDVASAAQNLNFLTTHHLPTHSPAEQFHPAFQEATAARAEAAGGSEHIVTHADADAFLRQCRADDDALVARHRADRAALREQLHRAEHAAAQAFARAQTSTAEHITDLLPRIDTELRVLNIAGQHAFQDRLPIPAADPDIDTSRLQRLTDVPFVLTVAHATDRAALLPMMRHLDRAAHDATRPLIWAAPPAVLNNPDLSPINNTVIDASAIDLTDSQPGTIVVIDRAEHLPPETIADLTENAAAVNARIILLDTNSGTWPTPPAAPLLKLLHTELRWSAVLTAAAVRINHYATGPDTDAALTQAAGLDHDQHTPAITNALQRLRKTNQRNTTAHDLHTRMWNTAQRNHQHHRRVDHSRDL, encoded by the coding sequence GTGGCTGCCCATGACCGCACTCATGGCCCGGAGTCGCTGGGTGACTACTACTCGTCCAAGGGCGAGACTCCTGGCCGTTGGGGTGGGCGCGGACTGGCCGGGTTGGCCGCCGGATCAGAGAACTGGACGCGCACCGACTCCGGGGACCGGCTGTGGTCGCTGGAAGAGGGCTCGGAGGTCACCGAGGACCAGATGAAGGCCCTGTTCGGGCTCGGGGTGCATCCCAACGCCGCGGCATTGACCAAGCAACTCATCGCACAAGGGGCGCGCAAGAACTCAGCCCTGACGGCGACCTCGCTGGGGCGGCCGTTTCGGGTCAACGCCGGTGAAACCGAGTTACAGCAGCGCCTCGCGTTGGCCTACCGGGACCACAACCTGTCGATCGGTGCGCACTGGAACGCCGCCATAGACGAGTCCCTGCGGGCGCAGATGCGTACCCAGATCGCTACCGAGATGTTCGAAGAACAGCACCGCCGCGCACCGCTGGACGAGCGAGAACTCACCGGGTTCATTGCCCGCGGCACCCGCGACCAGACCACATCGGTGGCCGGCTACGACATGACCTTCACCCCGGTCAAAAGCGTGTCCGCACTGTATGCGCTGTGCCCCGAGCCGATCGCCAAACAGATCGAGGAATGCCACAGCCGCGCGGTGCAAGATGCCCTGGACTTCCTGCAAGACCAGGCGGCCTACACCCGCATCGGGGCCCAAGGCATCGCCCAAGTCGACACCGAAGGCTTCATCACCGCCTCGTTCCTGCACCGCGACACCCGCGCCTCGGACCCCGGCCTGCACACCCATGTGGCCATTTCCAACAAGGTTCGCGCCCGCGGCACCGACGGCATCAGCCGGTGGTATGCCCTCGATGGCCGGCCGCTGTATGCCTCCACCGTGGCCGCCTCGGAGCTGTACAACTCGCGGCTGGAGGCCTACCTGGCCGACGATTTGGGGATGCGGTTCGCCGCGCGCGGTGATGCCCGCGAAGGCAAGCGGGAGGTCCGCGAGGTCGTCGGCGTTACCCGCGAGCTCAACGAGCTGTGGTCCTCGCGTCGCGCCGCGATCGACGCCGAATATGCGGTGCTGGCCAAGACGTTTCAGGCCGCCCACGGCCGCGAGCCGACCACCCCGGAGTCGATCGCGATGTTCCAGCAGGCCACCTTGGCCACCCGCGACGCCAAGCATGAGCCCCGCTCGCTGGGCGAGCAACGCCAGGAGTGGCGTGCCCAAGCGGTCGGTCTGTTGGGCAGTGACGAGGCGGTCAACGCGATGATCGCGCGCTCCCTTGCCGGGCGCACCGCGACACCGGCCGAGGTCACCGAAGGGTGGATCAAAGCTCGCGCCCGCCAGGTCGTCGCCACGGTGTCTGGCGACCGCGCCACCTGGAACCGCACCCATGTGTTGGCCGAGGCGTTGCGCGTTGTGCGCGTCACCGGGCACGCCGGGATCGACGGGATCGCCGAACTCATCACCGACGCCGCGTTGAGTGCACCGTTGAGCATCCGGCATGCCTCCAGCCCCGATACCGACCTCGGTGAGCCCGCGAGGTTGCGCCGCCGCGACGGGTCCAGCGTGTACCGCCAAGTCGGATCACAGACCTACACCAGCCCGGAAATCTTGGCTGCTGAGCGACAGATCCTGGCCGCCGCCACGCTGCGCGATGGCCGCACCGTGCCCGCCGCCGATGTCGAGATCGAGCTGCTGGCCCAGGCCGCGCACCGCTGCGAACTCAACGCCGGCCAAGCCCAAATGGTCCACGAAATGGCCTGTAGCGGCCAACGCGTCATGCTCGCGTTGGCCCCGGCCGGGTCGGGAAAAACCACCGCGATGGCCGCACTGGCACGGTCCTGGGAAGGTGCCGGGGGCACCGTGATCGGGCTGTCGCCGAGCGCCAGTGCAGCGCAATTGCTGCGCGAAGAAATCGAAGTCGAGGTGGGAGACACCCTCGATAAGTTCAACTGGCTCACCGACAATCCCGACACCTCGCCCGGTGATCCAGCACGCCAGTGGTACGACGCGATCGACGAGAACACCTTGATCATCGTGGACGAAGCCGGCAAGGCCGGCACCTTGGCGTTGGCCTCCATGATCGCTGTCGCGTTGGCCAAGGGCGCCAGCGTGCGCCTCGTCGGTGACGACAAACAGCTGTCCTCCATCAGCGCCGGCGGTGTGCTGCGCGACCTCGCGCACCTGCACGGTGCGATCACCTTGTCTCAAGTGATGCGGTTCGCTTCGGCGGCCGAAGCCCAGGCCGGTCTGGCACTGCGCGACGGTGACCCGTCCGGGATCGCGTTCTATCTCGATGAGCAGCGCGTGCATGTCGGCACGCAAGCCGCCGCATCCGACATGGCGTTCGAGGCATGGCAATCCGATATCGCCACCGACAAACACTCACTGCTGCTGGCACCCACCCACGATCTGGTGTCCGAACTCAACGACCGAGCACGACTGCACCGCCTCACCGAACTCGGTGAGCACGCCCCCAGCATCGAAGCGGTGTTGATGGCCGGGGCCCGCGCCAGCGTCGGAGACCTCGTATTCACCAAGAAAAACGACCGCAGCCTCGCGCTCGGTGCCACTGATTTCGTGCGCAACGGCTACCGCTGGGAAGTCACCGACGTCGACCCCGAAGGCTCGATCACCGTCGCGCACTTGGAGTCCGGGGCGCACCTACACCTGCCCGCCGACTATGTACGCGCCCACGTCACCTTGGGCTACGCCCGCACCATTGATGCCACCCAGGGCGCGACCGCCCGCTACCGCTGCCACACCGTGGGCTCCGACCAATTGACCCGCCAGCAGGTCTACACCGCACTCACCCGCGGTGTGCACGGTAACCACATCTACTTCTCCACCGCCGAGCACGACCCGCACCGTGTGCTGTCCCCGAAAGCGACCCACCCCGACACCGCCGTGGACGTGTTGACCCGTGCGTTGGGCCGTGACGCCGCGCAAGTGTCGGCCACCAGCGCGGCCCGCGCTGCCACCGACCCGACCGCCCGACTGGCCGCCGCCGCCCAGATGTACAGCCACGCCGTCGGCGCCGCCGCTGAATCACGGCTGACCCCCGCCCAGCACGCCGAGCTGGATTCCCACGCCGAAAAACTGGTGCCCGGCCTCACGTCAGCGACCGCCTGGCCGGTGCTGCGCCAGCACCTCGCGCTGATCGCCGCCGCCGGAATCCACCCGCTCAAACGACTCGACAAAGTGGTCGCCGCCGGCGGATTCGACAACGCCGCCGACCCCGCCGCCATCATCGACTGGCGGCTAGACCCCACCGGAGCACACTCCGGTGGCAACGGCCCGCTGCCCTGGCTGCCCGCCATCCCCGAACGCCTGGCCGCCGACCCGCACTGGAACACCTACCTGTCCGCCCGCGCGCAACGGGTCACCGACCTGGCCGCCGAGGTGGCCACCACAGCGCGGGAATGGACCAGCGCCACCGCGCCGCGGTGGGCCCGCCCCTTGGCCGACACCGACGCCGAACTGGCCGCCGACCTCGCGGTGTATCGCGCCGCCACCGCCGTCGATGACAACGACACCCGCATCGCCGGCCCCGAGCAATACCCCGCCCGCACCCGCGCCGCGCAGCGCCGCCTCGAACTCCGAGCAGCCGAACTCATTGGCTCCGACACCACCACCAACCGCTACGACACCCTCATCGACGCCATCAACCCGCACATCAGGCAAGACCCCTACTGGCCCCAACTCGCCCACCACCTGTCGGCGGCCGCGCGCACCGGAGTCAACATCACCCAACTCGTCCGCACGGTCGCCGCTGACCGCCCGCTGCCCGACGAACTGCCCGCCGCCGCCCTGTGGTGGCGACTGTGCGGCACCCTGTCCCCGGCCGCCCTGGAAACCGCGAACGGGGGTTTGCGCCCGGACTGGCTACCCGATCTGCACACCGTGTTCGGCACCGAGATGGCCGAGACCATCGCCGCCGATCCCGCGTTCCCGGCTCTGGTGTCCGCCATCGGTAATGCGGACCCCGACCGGTGGAGCGCACTGGACCTACTGCACGTCGCCGCCGAGCACCTCTACGACGCCGACGCCCACCTGACCCATCATCTGCGCGGCGACGAGTACGCCCGCCTGCTCACCTACTCGATTGACCTGTTCACCACCGACGACCCCTACGACCACGACATCCCGCTGCCCGACACCGCACCCCTGACCGAGGAAGAACACGAAGAACTCGCCCACCAGCATCCCGATATCGACGCACCTCAGCATTGGCAGCACGACGCCCTCGATGACGTTTTGGCCGATCCCAACATGCTCGCCGCCGCCCTCGGCCTGCAAGACAGCGACCTTGCCGACGCCGCGACCGCCGACCATCAGCTCCCACCACCCGAGCACGCCGACGACCTCTTCGACCCCGAATCGCATCTGGATTTCGACAGCCTGAGCACCGTCCGACCCAGCCCCGCCGCCGCACTGACCGCACACCGCGCCGACGTGCACGCCCTGCGCGCCCGCTACGCCGAGGCCGACGCCGAGTTGCAAACCCTCACCGCCCAGGTGGTCGCCGGCAATGGCCCGCACGTGCTCGCCGCCGCCGACGACCTCCGGCGCATGCGCGACGCCGCCGACGCCGACCGGCCTTTCCTGGCCCAGGTCGAAGCCGTGCTCGACCAGTGGCATGAGGCCGACACCACCTACACCGCGGCACTGGAGCTCATCGAGCACGCCCGCACCGAACTCGACGCCCTGCGCGCCGACCCAGACGCCGACCCCCTCGATGTCGCCTCGGCAGCCCAGAACCTGAACTTCCTGACCACTCACCACCTGCCCACGCACAGCCCCGCCGAACAGTTCCACCCGGCGTTCCAAGAAGCCACTGCCGCCCGCGCTGAGGCTGCCGGCGGCAGCGAGCACATCGTCACCCACGCCGACGCCGACGCCTTTCTGCGTCAGTGCCGCGCCGACGACGATGCTCTCGTGGCTCGTCACCGTGCCGACCGCGCCGCGCTGCGCGAACAGCTGCACCGTGCCGAGCACGCCGCCGCACAAGCCTTCGCCCGGGCCCAGACCAGCACCGCCGAACACATCACCGACCTGCTGCCGCGCATCGACACCGAGCTGCGCGTCCTCAACATCGCCGGACAACACGCCTTCCAAGACCGGCTGCCCATCCCAGCCGCCGACCCCGACATCGACACCAGCCGCCTGCAACGTCTCACCGACGTCCCGTTCGTGCTGACCGTCGCCCACGCCACAGACCGCGCAGCGCTACTGCCCATGATGAGACATCTAGACCGCGCCGCCCACGACGCGACGCGCCCGCTGATCTGGGCCGCCCCACCCGCCGTCCTGAACAACCCCGACCTGTCCCCGATCAACAACACCGTCATCGACGCCAGCGCCATCGACCTCACCGACAGTCAACCCGGCACCATCGTCGTCATCGACCGCGCCGAACACCTGCCCCCCGAGACGATCGCGGACCTTACCGAGAACGCGGCAGCCGTCAACGCACGGATCATCCTGCTCGATACCAACTCCGGCACCTGGCCGACACCACCGGCCGCACCGCTGCTCAAACTGCTGCACACCGAACTGCGCTGGTCGGCAGTGCTGACCGCCGCCGCCGTCCGCATCAACCACTACGCCACCGGCCCCGACACCGACGCCGCCCTCACCCAAGCAGCCGGACTCGACCACGACCAGCACACACCCGCCATCACCAACGCACTCCAACGCCTCCGAAAAACCAACCAGCGCAACACCACTGCCCACGACCTCCACACCCGAATGTGGAACACCGCACAACGGAACCACCAGCACCACCGCCGCGTAGACCACAGCCGCGACCTCTAA
- a CDS encoding toxin-antitoxin system: MAQPHKGDRAQIMCRPVLPVYEEIRARAAARGMSMSQYAADVLAQHVGRADLVRELDDREGLPLAM; the protein is encoded by the coding sequence ATGGCTCAACCGCATAAGGGGGACCGGGCGCAGATCATGTGCCGGCCGGTCTTGCCCGTCTATGAGGAGATTCGCGCCCGCGCGGCTGCGCGGGGCATGTCGATGTCGCAGTACGCGGCCGATGTCCTAGCTCAGCATGTGGGCCGGGCGGACCTCGTGCGCGAGCTAGACGACCGCGAGGGGTTGCCGTTGGCGATGTGA
- a CDS encoding Fic family protein: MDALTLSDLAEVVYSAGKVFDGLSVSRRDTENFLRSGSLEGVASRADLALLEDLRDAAQFVIDHAAGDPLDAGFVRAVNATLTRSGALHPGQLRTQEQAIGVSTAYGRHTPAALSEDGLQAVLDSATRSAQVHENALALFVDLAKSQPFEDGNKRTAVFVANSLLIGSGAGILLTIPVNDNDPGVARTFNDLLARAYIYGEHEAVKTLLRSRLRSNPDCQR, from the coding sequence GTGGACGCGCTTACCCTCTCAGATCTTGCGGAGGTGGTGTATTCCGCGGGCAAGGTTTTCGACGGTCTATCTGTCAGCCGACGCGACACCGAGAATTTCCTGCGGTCCGGCAGCCTTGAGGGCGTCGCATCGCGGGCCGATCTTGCGCTTCTCGAGGATCTGCGCGACGCGGCGCAGTTCGTCATCGACCACGCCGCCGGCGATCCGCTCGACGCCGGTTTCGTCCGGGCCGTCAACGCCACTCTCACCCGCAGCGGTGCACTGCATCCAGGCCAACTGCGCACCCAGGAACAGGCCATCGGGGTAAGCACGGCCTACGGTCGCCACACCCCCGCCGCCCTGTCCGAGGACGGACTGCAAGCGGTGCTCGACAGTGCGACGCGCAGCGCACAGGTCCACGAGAACGCGCTCGCCCTCTTCGTGGACCTGGCCAAGTCGCAGCCTTTTGAGGATGGCAACAAACGCACCGCCGTGTTCGTGGCCAACAGCCTGCTCATCGGTTCCGGCGCAGGCATCCTCCTGACGATCCCCGTCAATGACAACGACCCCGGAGTGGCCAGAACATTCAACGACCTCCTAGCGAGGGCCTACATCTACGGCGAGCATGAGGCGGTGAAGACGTTGCTACGCAGTCGACTTCGTTCGAATCCGGACTGTCAACGATAA
- a CDS encoding ribbon-helix-helix protein, CopG family, producing MAKDKVSVTLDRAVLAAADADAQATGLNRSELLEQALRHEHLRIALQNHTAETVPTLGIDGYAQKVYQANRAAGL from the coding sequence GTGGCGAAAGACAAGGTCTCGGTGACGTTGGACCGCGCAGTTCTGGCGGCAGCAGATGCGGATGCGCAGGCAACGGGCTTGAACCGATCGGAATTGTTAGAACAGGCCCTGCGACACGAACATCTTCGGATCGCCCTCCAGAACCACACCGCGGAAACAGTCCCGACTCTCGGCATCGACGGTTACGCGCAGAAGGTCTACCAAGCGAATCGGGCTGCTGGGCTGTGA
- a CDS encoding VOC family protein, with product MAPLRAFPVVYAATDVRRSADFWQRLGFERSVELPSDSEPGYIGLRRGASEIAIVSWDWSAQRYGLKPPAGPRFEMYVYVDDLDTLVTDLRNDGIPVLADVADMPWGERVATIVDPDGNPVTLCLAQDG from the coding sequence GTGGCTCCCCTGCGTGCGTTCCCGGTCGTTTATGCGGCGACGGATGTCAGGCGTAGCGCTGATTTCTGGCAGCGACTGGGCTTCGAACGCTCCGTCGAGCTGCCCTCCGACAGCGAACCCGGGTACATCGGCTTGCGTCGCGGTGCAAGTGAGATTGCCATCGTGTCTTGGGACTGGTCGGCGCAACGCTACGGTTTAAAGCCGCCCGCGGGTCCGCGGTTCGAGATGTATGTCTATGTCGACGATCTGGACACATTGGTGACCGATCTGCGCAATGACGGAATCCCTGTCCTGGCCGACGTGGCCGACATGCCATGGGGTGAGCGTGTCGCGACCATCGTCGACCCGGATGGCAATCCGGTGACGCTGTGTCTAGCCCAGGACGGCTAG